AGCCATCCAAATCACCATCCATCACATCATCCACCTGATTGGTTTCGAAGTCGGTACGGTGATCTTTGACCATCTGATAAGGGTGCATCACGTAAGAGCGAATTTGCGAACCCCACTCGTTTGCTTTCTTTTGGGAATTCATCGAGTCTTTTTCAGCGTTGCGCTTTTCAACTTCAATTTCGTAAAGTTTTGCCTTCAACATCTTCAAGGCTTTTTCCCGATTTTGAATCTGTGAACGTTCGATTTGGCAGGACACGATAACACCCGTCGGGATGTGAGTCATACGAACTGCGGAATCGGTTTTATTGACGTGCTGACCACCGGCCCCACTGGAGCGGTAGGTATCCACTTTCAAATCTTCGGGCCGAATTTCAATATTGATGTCATCATCCACCTCTGCCCAGGCGAAAACAGATGAAAACGAAGTATGCCTACGGGCATTCGAGTCAAAAGGCGAAATACGCACCAGTCGGTGCACCCCGGATTCGGCTTTCAAATAACCATAAGCATAAGGGCCTTCAATCAGAAGCGTGCAGGACTTGATTCCCGCTCCTTCGCCCTCGGTCATCTCGATAACTTGAACTTTATAACCGTGTTTATCGGCGTAGCGCGTGTACATGCGCAGAAGCATCTCAGCCCAGTCACAGGACTCAGTCCCACCAGCGCCGGAATTGATCGACAAGTAGGTGCTGTTACCATCAAGCTCGCCATTTAAGACTCGCTTCAGCTCCAGTTCCTCAGCTAACTTTTCCAGAGAGGAAACTTCGGCCTTCACCTCGACAAAGCTGTCTTCATCTGTGGCCTCGGTCGCCATCTCCAGCAACACAGAAGCATCACTCAAACGACTCGTAAAAGAATCAAACTCGCCCACGGCTTTATCCAGCAGGCTTTTTTCCTTGTTAAGCTTTTGCATTTCATCGGGCTTTCCCCACAACGCAGGGTTTTCCGCTTGAATTGCCAGCTCATCGAGGCGTTTTTTCTTTTTGTCTAAGTCAAAGATACCCCCGAAGCTCCTTGGCGAAGCTTTCGAGAGAACTGATACGTTTTTTAACGTCTGAAGATTCGGTTATGATCGACATTTAAATTCCCACTGCTAGTCCGCAGCATTAACAGCGGACCCAGCTATAGTTATAACTAAATGTCAGGGTGTCAAGTGGGGCTACGCAGCAATCGCTCAAAGATCGCATCTTGCAGATCGAACATCTCTTTGGCGTCTTTATCATTGGTTTCGTGATCGTATCCCAGGAGATGCAGCGTTCCGTGCAGCAACATGTATCCCAGCTCCTTTTGGAAACTGAGTTTGTGCTCCTTCGCTTGTTTTTTCAGCACTTCAGGGCACATCACAAGCTCACCAAAACTGCCTGGATCCATGGAGTCAAATGACAAAACATCCGTGGCATAGTCCTTTCCACGAAACTCCATATTGATCTTTTGTGCAGGTTTTTTATCCAGAAATACCAGAGTCAATTCACGACGTGATTTATCGGCATTGATCACTTTACGTTTCTTAAGCTCCACCACGACCGAGTCCATCCATTCCTGAATGAATTTGCGGGGCACGGAGTGCTTTGATTCGTTAATGATGAGTACCTGCATATTATCCTTATTTATTCACGGGAGTCGACTCCCCAAGCTGACCGCCGGCCGCACGAGGATAATCGATACGCTGATGGTATATACCCAAAAGAATACGAATGAAAGCGGCTTCAACTTTGGAAATATCTTTCAAGGTCAAATTACACTCATCCAACTGCCCGTCAGAGAACTTTCTTTGCACGATATTGCGAACAATGTTCTGCAAACGTGCCGGAGTCGGTTCATCCAACGAGCGCGCCGCCGCCTCAATGGAATCGGCCAGCATACACAAGGCGGCCTCACGAAACTGTGGCTTCGGACCTGGATAACGGAAATCCTGATCGCTGATCTCCGGATCCTCCTCTTTTTTCAAATCAAGGGCTTTGTTGTAGAAGTAAGAGATCAGGGTCGTACCGTGATGCTGAATAATACCATCAATGATCGGTTTACCCAGTTTATAAGTAACACCCATCTCCACGCCGTCTTTTACATGGGCAATCAGAAGCGTTTTACTCATGAACGGAGAAATATGATCGTGGGGGTTATTCCCCGGCTTTTGGTTCTCAATAAAGTAATTGGCGTGCTCCATTTTACCAATGTCATGGTAGTAGCACATAACTTTACCCAAGAGCGAATTCGCCTCGATCTCTTCGGCTGCCGCCTCCACCATGGATCCCACCATCATGGAGTGATGATAAGTCCCAGGCGCTTTTACGATCATGTCTTTCAAAAGCGGATGATTCAGATTGGAAAGTTCCAAAAGCTTAACGTCAGTGGTGTAGTTAAATGCCGACTCCAACATCGGGATAAACATCATCGCACACAGAGAACTCAGGATACCGCCAATAAAGCCCGCAGGAATGGCGAAAAGAATTTCGCGTGCAGCACCCTCTTGATCAAATCGGGTCATCGTCAGTACGAAGGCGATGACCAGGGCGTTCACCACACCCGTTCTGACGCCAGCAAAATAAATATCGTTACGGGTTTTACAATTAAAGACCCCACGAGCCGCTGCAATACCGCCGATCATACTAAAAAGCATCAGAGCGTAGTTGTAATCAACCATGATTCCCAAGCACAGCGACACGAAAGCGGTAAACAGCCAAACGATCTCGCCGGAAGTAATCAACAACCCCACCAGCATCGGGCCTGTCGCAATCGGGGCTGCATAAAGGAAGAATGTTGCTGGCAACAAATGTCCCAATTTTGATACGAAAGCCGCATCAACGATAAACAGATACACTTTCGTGAAAAGGACGGTGCCATAGGCAATCAGCATCATCACAACCAAGTCTTTGAACTCGACCCGAACCTGATTCAGTGTAAATCGCTTTAAATAAGAGAAAAAGACGATGATCGCCATGGACAGAACCAATGCCATCGCCAAGGCGGCAAGGTCTTTGCGTTTGTCAGACTGAATGGTTTCAATTTGTTTGATAACGGCCATGTGGAAAGGCTGAATCACCGATCCTTGGGCCACAATCACCTGATTCTTTTTGATGGTGATATTCACAGGAATGACTGCATCACGAGCCGCCTGTTTACGACTGGCCGTCTCCTGCTTGTTCAAAGTCAGATTCGGCACCAGCAATGATCTGGCGAAATAAAGTATATTCGCACGATCCCCTTCAGTGAACCGCTCCAAATCCTTACGGTCATCCAAATCAAAACGATCCGGGTC
This is a stretch of genomic DNA from Bdellovibrio sp. GT3. It encodes these proteins:
- the prfB gene encoding peptide chain release factor 2; the protein is MFDLDKKKKRLDELAIQAENPALWGKPDEMQKLNKEKSLLDKAVGEFDSFTSRLSDASVLLEMATEATDEDSFVEVKAEVSSLEKLAEELELKRVLNGELDGNSTYLSINSGAGGTESCDWAEMLLRMYTRYADKHGYKVQVIEMTEGEGAGIKSCTLLIEGPYAYGYLKAESGVHRLVRISPFDSNARRHTSFSSVFAWAEVDDDINIEIRPEDLKVDTYRSSGAGGQHVNKTDSAVRMTHIPTGVIVSCQIERSQIQNREKALKMLKAKLYEIEVEKRNAEKDSMNSQKKANEWGSQIRSYVMHPYQMVKDHRTDFETNQVDDVMDGDLDGFIMAYLKEQVNQEVKPS
- the ybeY gene encoding rRNA maturation RNase YbeY encodes the protein MQVLIINESKHSVPRKFIQEWMDSVVVELKKRKVINADKSRRELTLVFLDKKPAQKINMEFRGKDYATDVLSFDSMDPGSFGELVMCPEVLKKQAKEHKLSFQKELGYMLLHGTLHLLGYDHETNDKDAKEMFDLQDAIFERLLRSPT
- a CDS encoding HD family phosphohydrolase yields the protein MPQRGKGSKKSESPATRVNYEDHSLKFLDWVDSIGLEKTFFGRALHMLEERLFVRRAAMIFLYCVLLSYTIFYQFEVPYNFSVGDIAKFDVASPIAFEMTDEVTTEEKRFKTENAVPVVYDYDTSVFERVSLGLIHSFRSMRNYYRETTWPKQPSAYRGAVKDFFKYKKEFESELGSPVSDFMFEWLIDNKFSARIEAVMIRNLENWYEQKIAEAPDRFIPAAQTTIVARVVHRNNLGREFSIGRNEVTDIQDPDRFDLDDRKDLERFTEGDRANILYFARSLLVPNLTLNKQETASRKQAARDAVIPVNITIKKNQVIVAQGSVIQPFHMAVIKQIETIQSDKRKDLAALAMALVLSMAIIVFFSYLKRFTLNQVRVEFKDLVVMMLIAYGTVLFTKVYLFIVDAAFVSKLGHLLPATFFLYAAPIATGPMLVGLLITSGEIVWLFTAFVSLCLGIMVDYNYALMLFSMIGGIAAARGVFNCKTRNDIYFAGVRTGVVNALVIAFVLTMTRFDQEGAAREILFAIPAGFIGGILSSLCAMMFIPMLESAFNYTTDVKLLELSNLNHPLLKDMIVKAPGTYHHSMMVGSMVEAAAEEIEANSLLGKVMCYYHDIGKMEHANYFIENQKPGNNPHDHISPFMSKTLLIAHVKDGVEMGVTYKLGKPIIDGIIQHHGTTLISYFYNKALDLKKEEDPEISDQDFRYPGPKPQFREAALCMLADSIEAAARSLDEPTPARLQNIVRNIVQRKFSDGQLDECNLTLKDISKVEAAFIRILLGIYHQRIDYPRAAGGQLGESTPVNK